AAATGAAACGTTGTTCCACAATGCGGAACATTATATGCTTAATATTTTTAAACCTCAAATAAAAATAGTATGGAGGCGAAAGAAAATGTCAAACATTTTAAATGAATTTTCAATGAATTTCTTCAAATTAGATGGAAAAGTAGCTGTGGTTACAGGTGGGAATACTGGACTTGGTCAAGCATATGCTGTAGCTTTAGCTAAGGCAGGAGCAGACTTAGTAATAACAACTCACGGTAGGAATTGGGAAGAAACTGCAGAATTAATTGAAAAAGAAGGAAGAAAAGTTGTATTTGTTCAAGCAGACTTGACCAATAAAGAAGATAGAAAAAATGTGGTTAAAACTGCAATTGATAACTTTGGGAAAATAGATATATTAGTAAATAATGCTGGAACTATAAGAAGAGCACCACTTTTGGAATATAAGGAAGAAGATTGGGATGCAGTTATGGATATTAATCTAAATGCTGTATATTTCTTAAGCCAAGATGTAGCTAGAATAATGGTTGAGCAAGGATCAGGAAAGATAATTAATATTGCATCAATGTTAACATTCCAAGGTGGAAAATTTGTTCCACCGTACACGGCAAGTAAGCATGGAATAGCAGGTATAACAAAAGCTTTTGCAAATGAGTTAGCATGTAAGAACATTCAAATAAATGCAATAGCACCAGGATATATAAAGACAGCAAATACAGAACCAATAAGAGCTGATAAAGCAAGAAATGCAGAAATACAAGGAAGAATACCAGCAGATAGGTGGGCAGATCCCTTTGATTTAATGGGAGCAGTAGTATTCCTAGCAAGTAGAGCTTCAGATTATGTTAATGGACATGTATTAGCAGTTGATGGAGGATGGTTAGTAAGATAGATAATAGTTTATGTAAATGAAATTAACGATGACCCCATATAAATTGAAAGAGGTGTATTATTAATGGATGTAATAACTATAGGAGATGCAATGATTGCAATGTGTCCAAGCAAGAAAGGACCAATAATGTTTTGTGATACTTTTGAAAGAAAATTAGGAGGAGCAGAACTAAATGTTGCAATAGGTTGTGCAAGATTAGGAATTCAATCAGGATGGATAAGCAGACTTGGAAATGATGACTTTGGAAAATATATATTAAAAACTGTAAGAGGTGAAGGTGCTGATATCTCAGAAGTTAAGCTTGTAGATGGATATCCAACATCAGTTTACTTTAGAGAAGTCTTAGCTGATGGTTCAAGCAGATCGTTTTATTATAGAGAAAAATCACCAACAAGTACTATGAAATGTGAAGACTTAAATGAAGAATATATTAAACAAGCAAAAGTACTTCATATTACAGGAGTCTTTCCTTCAATAACTAAAAATAATCAAGCTATAATATTAGAAGCAGTAAAATTAGCAAAAAAACATAATGTGCTTGTATCTTTTGATCCTAATATTAGATTGAAAATGTGGACAAAGGAAGAAGCAAAAGCCTATATAGAAAAGCTGTTACCAGATGTAGATATTATATTAATTGGTGATGAAGAAATAGAAATTCTTTTAGGTGACATATCTATGGAAGCTGCAATAAAAACTTTCCATGATTATGGAATTGGAAAAGTTATTGTTAAAAAGGGAGCTAAAGGAGCACTTGGTTCAGATGGAAAAAATATTTATGAAGTAGATGCTATTAAGCCAAAAGCTTTAGTTGATACTGTAGGAGCTGGTGACGGATTTGCAGCAGGTTTCTTAACGTCACTAGTTCAAGGCAAAACCTTAGAAGAATGTGTTAAGTTCGCTAATGCAGTTGGATCTTTAGTAGTAGGGGTTGAGGGTGATAATGAAGGCTTACCTTATTATGAAGATGTTTTAGTTCATATGGGACAATCAAAAAAAATAGAAAGATAATTAATCAGTTATGAGTTAGGAGTTGTGGAGAAATATTAGAAGAACCAGATAAAAAATTTGGATATTCACTTTTTCTTTAAAATTTCATCATTTAACTGTAAACTGTTAACTGAAATAAAATAAATGAGGTGTAATTATGTTTGAAAAAATTTATAGTACATTAAAAGAAGAAAAAGCAGTAGCTGTTATTAGAACTAGTACTTATGCTGAAGCAAAAGAAATAAGTATAGCAGCTATTAAAGGTGGAATGAAGATTATAGAAGTAACTATGAGTGTGCCAAATGCACCTAAGTTAATAAAAGAATTAAAAGAAGAATATAAAGATGCTTGCGTTGGAGCAGGAACTGTGTTAACTAAGGATGCAGTGGATGCATGTATAGAAAATGGTGCTGAATTTATTGTTTCTCCTTGCTTAGACGAAGATGTAGTGGCTTATGCAATTCAAAGAAAAGCATTAATAATGCCAGGATTAATGACAATGTCAGAAATCAATAAAGCTCATCAATTAGGATTAAGATTCATAAAAATATTCCCAGGTAATGTTGTTGGTAAAGGTTTGATAGGAGCAGCAAAATCAATATTCCCAGACCTTAGCATAATGCCTACAGGTGGAGTAAACAAGGAAAACATAGCTGAATGGATTAAAGGCGGAGCAGATTGTAGTGGAATCGGCAGTGATTTAAACAAGGCTTATAAAGCTAATGGCGCTGCAGGAGTTACAGAATATTGTGCTGAAGTTATGAAGAATGTGAAAAACTTATAAAAATTAAAAAACTAAAGAAACTTAAATTATTTTTAAGTCCTTTAGTTTTTTTTTTGTGTAGAAATTTATTTAATATATTTCAATTATCAAATTTCAATTCTAAATTACCAGTTAATGATGAAATCTCTTTAGGATTTCTTGAATTGAAATGCACAATTAAAAATTGGAAATAAATAAATCAATTCAGACTAAAAGTTGAATATTTTTTAGGTGATACACCAACAGCTTTTTTAAAGGCTTTTAAAAAGTTGCTATAATCATTAAAACCGCATTGAATATAGACATCATTGATGCTTAGAGCATTAGAAAGGAGAGCTTTAGCAATAGAGATTCTTCTTGCAGTAATATATTTATTTATAGTAGTACCAGTGGCTAATTTGAAAATTCTGCAAATATAGGATTCACTTAAAAAAAAGTGATCTGCTAAATGTTTTACAGTAATATTTTCTGATACATTGTCATTGATATAACGAATTATTTCTTGAATTTGATTGTTATATTTATAATATGATGATAATGAATCTTTATTATCTACAAATATTTTAGTAAAATTGGTTATCAATTCTATAAAACTAGAATATTCAATCATATCAGCACCAAATCCATCAGCACTAATAATTTTATTTATAAAATATATAAATCTGTTTTGTTGTTCTTTGTTAAGTTGAATCTTATGGCTAAAGTTTTCATCACGATGTGTAAAACAATAACTTAAATCTGTTTTATTAGAAGAAATAGCTTTTAAAAAATCTGGATGAATAGAAATTACTATACGCTCATGAATCATCTTATTTATTTGAGAAACATAGTGGCTCTCAAATTGATTTATAACAAATAAATCTCCAGGATTAATATCGTAGAGTTTATTATCAATCAAAAATTGCTTTCCACCAGAAATAGAATAATAAACTTCGTAACAATCATGGATATGGATAGACATTGTTTCTTCCTCAGTATGTAAGTGTGCAATTGAAAAATACTTGTTTTCTATACAATTATTAATAGATTCTTTGCAGGATGTAAATTCTTTCATATTTGTTACCTCACTAATTAGTATGTAAGTGTTAGTTTAACATTTAGTATTTGTTTTAAGTATAGATATCCCAATTAATAATCAAACTTATAGACGGAATATAAATCTATTATTGAGAAATTATAATCGTAACACTACACTAGAAATCCGATATATTTTTCTGGAACAGGCATATGAAATTGAGCTGTTGAAGGTTATTGATGGGAGCTTGTTTCATTTCAGCTTGTCAAGATTTTATATCTGGAACACGCTGAAATGACGATAAGCTCACATTTAGAACCTTCCAGCGAAAATTTCATTAGTCCTGCAGAAGACAAATATATTGGATTTCGGTAAGTTACCACATAAGTCTAATTAATGCTTTGTATATCTATATTATAATTATTACTTCAATATTTGCAATATTTTAGAGAAAATATAACAAGAAATAGTAAAAGTATGAGAGTATAATTAGAATATAATATAAATAGTATCAATTTAGGAGGAAGATTTCATGGATATAATTAAGAATTTTTCATTAGAAGGAAAAATAGCATTAGTAACAGGAGCATCATATGGTATTGGATTTGCCATTGCAAAATCATATGGACAAGCAGGAGCTACAGTTGTTTTTAACGATATTAACCAAGAATTAGTTAATAAGGGATTAGAAGCTTATGCTGCAGAAGGAATAAAAGCTCATGGATATGTATGTGATGTTACAGATGAAGAAGCAGTACAAGCATTAGTTGCTAAAATAGAAAAAGAAGTTGGAGTTATTGATATTCTTGTTAACAATGCAGGAATAATTAAGAGAATTCCAATGCTTGAGATGAAGGCAGCAGATTTTAGACAAGTTATAGATGTAGATTTAAATGCTCCATTTATAGTTTCTAAGGCAGTAATACCTGGAATGATTAAAAAAGGGCATGGAAAAATAATTAACATTTGTTCTATGATGAGTGAATTAGGAAGAGAAACAGTTTCAGCTTATGCAGCAGCTAAAGGTGGACTTAAGATGTTAACTAGAAACATAGCATCTGAATACGGTGAATATAATATCCAATGTAACGGAATTGGGCCTGGATATATAGCTACACCACAAACAGCACCACTTAGAGAAGTTCAACCAGATGGATCTAAGCACCCATTTGATCAATTTATAATTGCAAAAACTCCAGCTGCACGTTGGGGAACAGCAGAAGATTTAACAGGGCCAGCAATATTCTTAGCTTCTGATGCATCAGACTTTGTAAATGGTCACGTATTATATGTAGATGGTGGAATCTTAGCTTATATTGGAAAACAACCACAATAATATAGGGGGAAGTAAGATGAAGATAGCTTTAATAAATGAAAATAGTCAAGCAAGTAAGAATCCAATGATATATGAAACATTAAAAAAGGTAGTAGAACCAAAAGGTCATGAAGTATTTAACTATGGAATGTATGGTGTAGAAGGAGAAGCACAATTAACATATGTTCAAAATGGTATCTTAGCAGCAATTTTATTAAATTCAGGAGCAGCTGATTATATAATAACAGGATGTGGAACTGGAGAAGGTGCAATGTTAGCTTGCAACTCATTCCCAGGAGTATTATGTGGTCACGTAGTAGATCCTTCAGATGCATATATGTTTGCACAAATTAATGATGGAAATGCAATAGCATTACCATTTGCAAAAGGATTTGGATGGGGTGCTGAATTAAATCTTGAATATATATTTGAAAAGTTATTCCAAGGTGAAAGTGGACAAGGATATCCAAAAGATAGAGTTATTCCTGAACAAAGAAATAAGAAAATATTAGATGAAGTTAAAAAAGTTACACATAAGGATATGGTAACAATTTTAAAGGAAATAGATCAAGATTTATTAAAGGGTGCAGTAAGCGGAGAAAAGTTCCAAGAGTATTTCTTTAATAATTGTAAATGCAAAGAAATAGAAGCTTATATTAAAAGCATATTATAAAAACAATTGGAACTATATTGGAAAGTATAAGTTGCTAGGATTGCTTAGTTGATGCAATATGCTTTGCAGATTCTAATAATGGATACTCCAATGCCTAAAAACTGATATATTTTAAAGGACTAGAAGTTTTTTACACTAGTCCTTTTATTTTTTCTCATTGCTCTTTTTATATTTTGCACTACAACCAAGAAGTTGGTAAATCTCAAAAAGATTGATTTTAACTATTCTCAAGCCTTACTTTTTTATCAAGTGATAGCGATGCTGTAGAGAATTTTTTCTACTTCTTGAATTAATTTTTCTTCCGATATTTTCTTTTTTTGCATGAGCCACCATCCGATCGTGTGAATTATTGCACCAGTGAAAAAAGATGCGACTATTTCAGGAGATGCGGGCACAGCAATGCCTTTTTTTATACCAATTTTAATTTTATCTGTAATATCAAAAATAATTTGTTCTGAAAGTATGTCAAGAAGTGTAGAAAGTAAATTACTACCTAATACCATATGGACAAATTGTTCATGTTCTCTTAAAAAATTCAAAATATGATGAATAATGCTGATATAAAAAGAATATGAGGCTATATAATCCGCTGAAGCAGGATTTATTGCATCAAAATCAGTTTGTAGCTGACAAACAAAAAAACGAAAAAACTCATATTTATCTGCAAAGTGCTTATAAAATGTTGTTCTTCGAATCATTGCTTTTTTACATAATTCATTTACTGTTATATCTTCAAAATGTTTCTCACTCATAAGCTGCAAAAAAGCTTCTGTTAATGATTTATATGTACGGATAATCCGTAAGTCATATTTATCTTTCATTTTATTCTCCTTTTCGGAAACAGATTAGTATAGGTTGTTTCTTATCTATCAAAACTAGTTGATTTGACCGTTGAATTGATAATAGAAATATTCTACACTTAAAAATATCACATGTCAATTATTAACACATGTTGATAAATAAGGGAGGTAAGGCAAATGAACACAAGTGCATTATTTGAGCCAATTCAAATTGGCAATGTAGAATTGAAAAACAGGATTGCGATGTCACCAATGAATATGGGCTACACAGGGTCGGAAGGTTATGCAAGTGAGGAATCAAATGCATGGTATGCGACTAGGGCAAGAGGAGGCTTTGGCCTTATCATTACAGAATGTGTAGTAGCAAATCCTTATCCATGGCGTGGCAGTGATTCACTTAATCCCCTATTATGTGACAGTCAAAAGAAATACCGCTATTTAAGCCAAATGGCCGATGTTATTCATTCATATAAGGGGACGAAAGTGTTTATGCAGCTTTCTCCAGGTTGGGGACGGCAAGGGCATCCGGATATGGTGCATGAGGGCATTGCTTCTGGAGCTCCTTCAGCCATTCCTATGGAAACAGATTTGCGTAATCTAAACAATGGTTGGGCTAAACAGCTTAAAAGAGTCGGTATAACTCTGATTGATGAGCTTGGAGGCATTGAAAAATTCAAGAGCCTTAGTGATGAAGAGTATGAGGATGTAAAAACCATGGCCTTTAGTTACTTAAAAAAGAATGCTCCAGAACTTTTTCATGCACTTAAAGGAGATATTCCACGAGAACTTACTATTGAAGAAATAGAGAAGATGGAGGAATTCATGGTGGAGCAGGCCTGTGCTGTTTATAAGCTGGGATATGATGGTGTAGAACTCCATACGCCTCACGGATATCTTATGCATCAATTCTTGTCACCACGATCTAATCATCGTACAGACTTGTATGGTGGAAGCACTGAAAATCGTGCGCGTATAGTTACAAATATTATTGAGCGTATTAGAAAAAAAGTTGGTCCGGAAAAAGTATTGGGTTGTCGTCTTTCTGGTGATGAGTTGATGCGAGGTGGTTTAGAGCATGAAGAAGTTTGCAAGCTTATCAAAATTTTTACTGATGCAGGCGCAAATTATTTTAATGTAT
The window above is part of the Clostridium saccharoperbutylacetonicum N1-4(HMT) genome. Proteins encoded here:
- the kduD gene encoding 2-dehydro-3-deoxy-D-gluconate 5-dehydrogenase KduD, with amino-acid sequence MSNILNEFSMNFFKLDGKVAVVTGGNTGLGQAYAVALAKAGADLVITTHGRNWEETAELIEKEGRKVVFVQADLTNKEDRKNVVKTAIDNFGKIDILVNNAGTIRRAPLLEYKEEDWDAVMDINLNAVYFLSQDVARIMVEQGSGKIINIASMLTFQGGKFVPPYTASKHGIAGITKAFANELACKNIQINAIAPGYIKTANTEPIRADKARNAEIQGRIPADRWADPFDLMGAVVFLASRASDYVNGHVLAVDGGWLVR
- a CDS encoding sugar kinase; its protein translation is MDVITIGDAMIAMCPSKKGPIMFCDTFERKLGGAELNVAIGCARLGIQSGWISRLGNDDFGKYILKTVRGEGADISEVKLVDGYPTSVYFREVLADGSSRSFYYREKSPTSTMKCEDLNEEYIKQAKVLHITGVFPSITKNNQAIILEAVKLAKKHNVLVSFDPNIRLKMWTKEEAKAYIEKLLPDVDIILIGDEEIEILLGDISMEAAIKTFHDYGIGKVIVKKGAKGALGSDGKNIYEVDAIKPKALVDTVGAGDGFAAGFLTSLVQGKTLEECVKFANAVGSLVVGVEGDNEGLPYYEDVLVHMGQSKKIER
- a CDS encoding bifunctional 4-hydroxy-2-oxoglutarate aldolase/2-dehydro-3-deoxy-phosphogluconate aldolase, giving the protein MFEKIYSTLKEEKAVAVIRTSTYAEAKEISIAAIKGGMKIIEVTMSVPNAPKLIKELKEEYKDACVGAGTVLTKDAVDACIENGAEFIVSPCLDEDVVAYAIQRKALIMPGLMTMSEINKAHQLGLRFIKIFPGNVVGKGLIGAAKSIFPDLSIMPTGGVNKENIAEWIKGGADCSGIGSDLNKAYKANGAAGVTEYCAEVMKNVKNL
- a CDS encoding AraC family transcriptional regulator, which encodes MKEFTSCKESINNCIENKYFSIAHLHTEEETMSIHIHDCYEVYYSISGGKQFLIDNKLYDINPGDLFVINQFESHYVSQINKMIHERIVISIHPDFLKAISSNKTDLSYCFTHRDENFSHKIQLNKEQQNRFIYFINKIISADGFGADMIEYSSFIELITNFTKIFVDNKDSLSSYYKYNNQIQEIIRYINDNVSENITVKHLADHFFLSESYICRIFKLATGTTINKYITARRISIAKALLSNALSINDVYIQCGFNDYSNFLKAFKKAVGVSPKKYSTFSLN
- a CDS encoding gluconate 5-dehydrogenase encodes the protein MDIIKNFSLEGKIALVTGASYGIGFAIAKSYGQAGATVVFNDINQELVNKGLEAYAAEGIKAHGYVCDVTDEEAVQALVAKIEKEVGVIDILVNNAGIIKRIPMLEMKAADFRQVIDVDLNAPFIVSKAVIPGMIKKGHGKIINICSMMSELGRETVSAYAAAKGGLKMLTRNIASEYGEYNIQCNGIGPGYIATPQTAPLREVQPDGSKHPFDQFIIAKTPAARWGTAEDLTGPAIFLASDASDFVNGHVLYVDGGILAYIGKQPQ
- a CDS encoding RpiB/LacA/LacB family sugar-phosphate isomerase encodes the protein MKIALINENSQASKNPMIYETLKKVVEPKGHEVFNYGMYGVEGEAQLTYVQNGILAAILLNSGAADYIITGCGTGEGAMLACNSFPGVLCGHVVDPSDAYMFAQINDGNAIALPFAKGFGWGAELNLEYIFEKLFQGESGQGYPKDRVIPEQRNKKILDEVKKVTHKDMVTILKEIDQDLLKGAVSGEKFQEYFFNNCKCKEIEAYIKSIL
- a CDS encoding TetR/AcrR family transcriptional regulator; protein product: MKDKYDLRIIRTYKSLTEAFLQLMSEKHFEDITVNELCKKAMIRRTTFYKHFADKYEFFRFFVCQLQTDFDAINPASADYIASYSFYISIIHHILNFLREHEQFVHMVLGSNLLSTLLDILSEQIIFDITDKIKIGIKKGIAVPASPEIVASFFTGAIIHTIGWWLMQKKKISEEKLIQEVEKILYSIAIT
- a CDS encoding NADH:flavin oxidoreductase, whose product is MNTSALFEPIQIGNVELKNRIAMSPMNMGYTGSEGYASEESNAWYATRARGGFGLIITECVVANPYPWRGSDSLNPLLCDSQKKYRYLSQMADVIHSYKGTKVFMQLSPGWGRQGHPDMVHEGIASGAPSAIPMETDLRNLNNGWAKQLKRVGITLIDELGGIEKFKSLSDEEYEDVKTMAFSYLKKNAPELFHALKGDIPRELTIEEIEKMEEFMVEQACAVYKLGYDGVELHTPHGYLMHQFLSPRSNHRTDLYGGSTENRARIVTNIIERIRKKVGPEKVLGCRLSGDELMRGGLEHEEVCKLIKIFTDAGANYFNVSQGCYENPGAGFAPDGENDFTHWSPGFKKASGGLPVITPNFINPETAVEAIESGMTDIISLGRQSIADPYWPAKVKAGRCEDIVKCIRCQQCYMNLFESRWIRCATNPTAGFEKYYPELWQDDGLMDVRAKKFMDKREGLSLI